ACAGCACCCCTTCTTCCGTAAGAGAAAAGGTTTTTTACAACGTTGGCGGTAAACAACCGTATAAAAAAACAACGCATGTTACACAACAACGGGTAGATGAGATCCTGGATAAAATAAACCAACACGGTTATCGCTTTCTTTCCGATGAAGAAAAAAATATTTTAAAAAGAGCCGCCGAAGAAGATCTTTAGTTAACACTTGTTTAAGTTGTTGCAACACTCAAACCTTTATCTTTACTGCGTATTATGGCCACTGGCTTTTTCAAAAAAACAATTAAGCTATTTTTTGTTGTTGCAAATATTCTTGTAGCAATCTGTTTTTGCCTGGGCTGTTACGCCAACATCTTTTTTTCTGAAAGCTTTTGGCTTGTTGGTTTCTTTACGCTCGCCTCTTTTTATTTACTGCTGGTATTATTTATTTTTTTTGTTGGATGGCTATTTGCCCGATCAAGATGGGCGTTTCTTTTTATCGGCATTCTATTAATAACCTATAAGCCTATACTCAATATTATTCCGCTGCAATTGCCAACATCATTCACGCTGCAAAAACCGGCAGCTGCTTTACGTATTATGAGCTGGAATGTAGAGTCGTTTCAAATATTAAACTATAAAACACAGCCGCAATTGCGTCAGCAAATGATCGAACTGATAAAGCGCTATGACCCTGATGTTGCGTGTTTCCAGGAAATGACCACGGCAGATTCCGATAAAACAGCCATGTACCAGTTAAAAGACTTTGTGAAGGACCTTGGGTTTCCTTATTATTTTTATGCCTACAATATTTTGGACGATTATTATCCCGGCACACATACACATTATGGAAGGATCATTTTTTCCAAAAAGCCGATCATCAACAAACAAATGATCGAACCCGATCCGCTTGATTATAATCGTACATTTCAATATATAGACATTGTAAACAATACGGATACATTCCGTGTTTTTAATTGTCATCTTCAAACAATGCGATTTACACAGGATAATTATAAATATATTGACAGCATTTCATCTC
The Ferruginibacter albus DNA segment above includes these coding regions:
- a CDS encoding endonuclease/exonuclease/phosphatase family protein, whose translation is MATGFFKKTIKLFFVVANILVAICFCLGCYANIFFSESFWLVGFFTLASFYLLLVLFIFFVGWLFARSRWAFLFIGILLITYKPILNIIPLQLPTSFTLQKPAAALRIMSWNVESFQILNYKTQPQLRQQMIELIKRYDPDVACFQEMTTADSDKTAMYQLKDFVKDLGFPYYFYAYNILDDYYPGTHTHYGRIIFSKKPIINKQMIEPDPLDYNRTFQYIDIVNNTDTFRVFNCHLQTMRFTQDNYKYIDSISSPDIKRSEGIISKLKASFPKRKIQADRIKEEMKKSPYPVILCGDFNDVPNSYAYTTIGDGLQNAFEKKGYGIGRTFSDILPTLRIDNIFLDNNFEVAQYTRVKKMLSDHYPIIADVIYKSR